One genomic region from bacterium encodes:
- a CDS encoding serine/threonine-protein kinase, whose product MKERIGNYQISSVLSSGGMATIYLGRHSELGRPVVIKQLHPHLANDQGFVKRFEREAKLLGRLHHENIVDVTDYFELEGSYYIILEYIDGCSLKELLDQQHKLPFLLAVYVVGQIAHGLWHAHQNQIIHRDIKPANIMLTKGGGVKITDFGLAYAQEALGITDPGTFVGTPAYLAPEQIKGQSADAQSDIYALGVMFYEMLSGGNPFAGQTHSETIDRTLRLVPKSLARQDSELPLGVDSVIQKLLDKNPKHRYGDAGKLLAGLTPYQMGSPEALSRYISAPLSYVPRQEDLTLIKKMARAERRIFVVRQTLLVATLAALMVFSGSWVYQNIRGYIASRKANANVPRPDPLNLNPPDTGRPAIPQQTVLVSGTEGAEVSINGRDYGRIPLTVQNLDPGQHRVMITKDGFEAKQIDIRLNPGQSLNLKADLAPQHLDPGFLKLSVKPWAEIYINGRYYERTPLDNPVKLAPGQYQLILRHPNRREYLSALSIKPGDTLSLEVTMPEAFGHLRLTVSPWAVVFIDGEEMGTTPMGAPLKLSIGEHELKLLGPSGKEWRENLNIEEDKTLDRNIILQ is encoded by the coding sequence ATGAAGGAAAGGATCGGCAATTATCAGATAAGCTCGGTGCTTTCCAGCGGAGGCATGGCCACGATCTATCTGGGGCGGCATTCCGAGCTGGGCCGGCCGGTGGTGATCAAACAGCTCCACCCCCATCTGGCCAACGACCAGGGTTTCGTCAAAAGGTTTGAACGCGAGGCCAAACTGCTGGGACGGCTGCATCACGAGAACATTGTGGATGTGACCGACTATTTTGAGTTGGAAGGCTCATATTACATAATCCTGGAATACATTGACGGTTGTTCTTTAAAGGAACTGTTGGACCAGCAGCATAAACTTCCTTTTTTACTGGCGGTCTATGTGGTGGGGCAGATAGCCCACGGCCTTTGGCATGCCCATCAGAACCAGATCATCCACCGGGATATCAAGCCGGCCAATATCATGCTGACCAAAGGGGGCGGGGTTAAAATAACCGATTTCGGGCTGGCCTATGCCCAGGAGGCCCTGGGAATAACCGATCCCGGGACCTTTGTGGGAACCCCGGCCTATCTGGCTCCGGAACAGATAAAAGGGCAGTCGGCCGATGCCCAGTCCGATATCTACGCCCTGGGGGTGATGTTCTACGAGATGCTTTCCGGGGGCAACCCCTTTGCCGGCCAGACCCACTCCGAGACCATAGACCGGACCCTGCGGCTGGTTCCCAAAAGCCTGGCCCGGCAGGATTCCGAACTGCCGCTGGGGGTGGACTCGGTAATTCAGAAGCTTTTGGACAAGAATCCCAAGCACCGGTACGGTGATGCCGGAAAACTTTTGGCCGGACTGACGCCCTACCAGATGGGCAGTCCCGAAGCGCTGTCCCGCTATATCAGCGCACCCCTGAGTTATGTTCCCCGGCAGGAGGACCTGACCCTGATAAAAAAAATGGCCCGGGCCGAGCGGCGGATCTTTGTGGTGCGCCAGACCCTTTTGGTTGCGACCCTGGCGGCGTTGATGGTATTTTCCGGAAGCTGGGTCTATCAAAATATCAGGGGATACATCGCCAGCCGCAAAGCCAATGCCAATGTGCCCCGGCCTGATCCCCTTAACTTGAACCCTCCGGATACCGGCAGACCGGCGATCCCTCAGCAAACGGTTTTGGTGTCGGGAACGGAAGGGGCGGAGGTATCCATAAACGGCCGCGATTACGGCAGAATTCCATTGACCGTCCAAAATCTGGATCCGGGACAGCACCGGGTTATGATCACCAAAGACGGCTTTGAGGCTAAACAGATCGACATCAGGCTGAACCCCGGCCAGAGCCTTAACCTTAAGGCCGATCTGGCACCCCAGCATCTTGATCCAGGTTTCCTTAAGCTATCGGTAAAACCCTGGGCCGAGATATACATCAATGGCCGCTATTACGAACGCACTCCGCTGGACAATCCGGTAAAACTCGCCCCCGGCCAGTATCAATTGATCTTAAGGCATCCCAACCGCAGGGAGTACCTCAGTGCGCTCTCAATAAAGCCGGGCGACACCTTGTCGCTGGAGGTGACCATGCCGGAGGCCTTTGGACACTTAAGGCTTACCGTTTCCCCCTGGGCCGTGGTCTTTATTGACGGCGAGGAGATGGGAACCACTCCAATGGGGGCTCCTCTAAAATTATCCATCGGAGAGCACGAACTGAAACTTTTGGGGCCGTCGGGGAAAGAATGGAGGGAAAACCTGAACATCGAAGAGGACAAGACACTGGACCGTAATATAATATTGCAATGA